The Flavobacterium galactosidilyticum nucleotide sequence TTTGCATGTATCATCATTTGCGTCTTTATGAAATTTCCTTTACGCTCATTTCGTAATACGAAAATATGATTTGATTCTAGTGTTTGAAAAATTGAGTGTTTTTTTGTTCACTTTGTTTGCATGTTCACGTTTACGTGAACAGTGTTTTTTTGTGAACATAAATAAGTATAATTGAGGTTGCCTGTGTTATTCTAATTAAGGTTTGATTTCTAACGGGAATATTTCGGGACTTTAAATAACAGACTTTTGTTATTTCTAATTATTATTTTCAAATTTTTCTTTTAGGCGGAGATATTCTCTATATTCTTTTTCCTCGTGCTTCCTTTGGGAAAATGTTTCAAATGCTTCGTATTCCGGGGAATCATAATTCATGAAATCTGGGATTTTTATTATTGCCCAGTCTTTTGCAATATCTTTCCAAGTTTTGGCTGCATTTGCGATTGTATTTCTCCAATCCTCATCGGAATTTCTTTGTATTGTGTAATCGTAGTCAACCGAATGTGGTAATACTATTCGAGCCTGTGAATGCCACCATCCGTGAAAGGGATTCACATAAAATTTATCTAATACCTCTTTTAGAGGATGAAAAAGTGCTTGAGATTGATGGTATTTCATATAAGCAAGAATTTTATAGGCTGCAATTAATTCTTGGTCTTTGTCTTTAAGTGTAACTGACAAATGCCTTGCAGTCTCTTTTAAAGGTGTTTCCTGAAAATATTGCTGACGATTTTCTTTTAGATCATACCAAGGTGAATTGATTGTATTTTCTCCTATTATAAAATCCCTAATTTGCACTTCAGGCACATTTAAGCCTTTCCAATAATTATAGATCTGATTCCACTGTGTCATATAGCTTTTCATAAAATTCAAATTTAATAATATATTTCAATTATTAAATTTATAATATAATGAATATGCAAATAATTCCTATTTAATAAACCAAAATCTGCATGATAAACTTGATTGGTTTATTATGCAGATTTAAGTTTACTGTGTTGTATTTTAGTATATTATAAAAATATTCAATTTATAAATGATAAATTATATTATTCTTTACTCCATTTCATGTTTAAAGCCCACTTTGTATGTTGACCAATATCATAGAGTTTCTTCTTAGTTCTTTTATCGTGTCCTAAACAGTCAATTAGTTCTCTATCTACCCACTTTATGTACTCTGTATCTCCTTGATTCTTCAGTGCTAAAAGTTCTTTGCGTTGTTCTACGTTTGGTAAAAGTTCTAAAATATCATACTGCAATATTTCGGGACAATTCCAACCAGCTGTTCTCTTTACGGGTGTCGTAACTCTACCAAGTAGATTGTAGTTGACATATGGGAAGTTCTCTTTTGATAATAACTCGGCCTTGCCTTCTATAAGTTCTTCGTAAAATTCTCTCCAATGGTTAATTTCACGGTTCTGACCCTCATTAAACCAATCTAGAAATTTGATAGCATTTTTAGCTGGAATAAAGATGGCAAAATCATCCTTCATTAAATCTTTATTCGGAAGTTTGAGATCATCTATTGCCTCAAATTTTTCTTTTAGTAAGCTTTGTGTACCTTCTAATCGTTTGTACTTTCCGCCAACCAATTGGTAATGCCCATAATTTGAATTTTTCACTAATAAATATTCATCGTCTATTTTAATAATATATAAATAGGACATTGAAAATCTGATTTTTTCACCTTTCAATGCAAGAAAATATATTTGCAATAATAGATACAATCTTTTGCTATTTATAAAAATATGTTCAATGAGAAGCTCCATTAAAGTAGCTAAACCTATTACACCAAAAATTACAACGTCTTTTTGGTATTCCGAACCAGACATTTGGAAATAGCCATAGATTATAAAACCAATGGCTATTATTGTTTGAATTATTCTTCTTATCATATTATCTCTGGACTAGGTTGGATTGATACAATTGTTTCTTTGATTATTTCAAAGGTTAATGGTTTGTCTGGATAGGCCTTGGCAACCGCTTCCGGAAGAACTTTTAATCTTATGTCAGAAAACGAATAGCCTACTTTGTCGGTGTCTTTTTTTAGAGACAACTCTGCTAATTCGTTTAATTGTTCACCAGTAAAGGTAATACCCTTTAAACTCTTTTCATAAAGTTCGATACATTCTTCTTTTGTAGGTCTCTTAAATTCAAGTACTACAGCTGCACGTCTTAGAATTGCTTCATCTATAAAATGAAGGCGGTTAGTGGACATAAACACAATGGCACGACCGTTCAATTCTCTTATTTCGTCAATTTTTTGGATTAATGTATTGACTGCGGCTTTTTCTTCCTGATGCATTTGACTTGTCGATCTTGTGGTCGCAATTGCATCTGCTTCGTCAATTAGAAGAAAGGCTATTCTTTTCTTTCCGGCTTGTTCTTTAAGTTGTGAAAATGCATCATTAACTAGTTTACCCATTTCGCCATGCAAACCTTCGCCACGAACACGAGTGCTCAACTTGAGAAAAAATCCTTCTTTACCTAATTCACGAGTCATTCTATCAGCAATTGAAATCGCAGATATCGTTTTGCCAGTACCGGCATCACCCGCTAGAATAATAAGAGGATATTTATCCTTTAACTGCTGTATTATGGGTAACTCAACTTTATGGTGTTTGTTACTCCAATCGGTAAGGCTGCCTTGGTCTAAAAGCAGTTTTAGATTATTGTAAATTCTTTCGAATTTGTTTTCAAAACCAATGAAGGAATCGGTCTGGGTTTGAACTTCTTTACTTGGAAGTTCCATTATGTTATCAAATATTGCAGCCATTATTTAAAATTTGTTTTTTGAAGTTCGTATCCTTTACTTGAGTATAGTTGTGCATTTCCGGAACTAAGATGTGAAAATGAAGTGTCATCAGTAGTCGCTGACCAGCTAAGTCGAAAATAATTGTTGGTTTGAAAATCCTTCTTTTGTTGTTCAGATAGACCGTGCCATTTGGAGGAATAAGACAGATACATTGTTAGATATGTATTGTTGATATTCTCCCAATCATTATTCTGTCCAGGTCTTGCGCTATCTGTTGCATTACCATCTGCATTAATAGAAAATTTTGTTGCTCTTAAAGTATGGTCATTTGAATTTTGTTTCAATGCAATTGAAACATTATCCAAGTAATTATTCTCGGCTAATTTAATTATGTCGTGCATAATTTTATCAACATATTCAGTTGACCATTTATTGGTTCTTCTAGCTATTGTTCTAATGTCTGCTTCAAAATTTTCAAATGTTTTACGAATATCGATAACCGTATACGTATTAGTACTTGTCTTAGTATTGTACATATTAGTTGATATTAAAAGTTGGACCAAATACTCGTTTCCATTCCTCAATGGTAGCAGCTTCATTATTCTTTGATTGGGCATAATTTAAGCAGTCAAAAGCTTCTTCGGCTTGCTCAATAATTTCTTGCCACACCGTACTGTCAATTTTTTTCGAGGCATTATTTTCATTGTTCGTATCATCGGCAATGTAAATTGGAGTGGAATAAGAAGGGATCTTATTTATGGCGTGATCAAATTTGATATTTGGAAAATTCGAACCACTAACAAATTGGAAAAAACGGATAATCGCTTCTTCAATGTTAGTTTCTACACCTAACGTCTCGTCTAGGTAGGCAACTATCAATTCTATTGTAAAGGATGTTATTCCTGGTTCAGTATCCGTTGGCTTAAGCTCCTTGTAATTTTTCCACCATTTTAGTGCTCTTACAATAGCGGTGTAACTTGGATTATTCTTACGCAAACTGATTGAGAAATCAATGTGGTTTTCGATGCTTGTTATGTATTTTCCACCACCGCCTCTTTGTGGTTGCCAAACATATCGTTCAGGTTCGCTAATAGGAACAACAGGAACAATATCAACCTCTAGTCCGGAACCAGAAAAACGAATGGTTATTGATTTAGTATTCCCCGTTGCATCGTATTCTCTTTTGATATCTTTTTGAGGATAGATTTCCTCTAAGTATTTGACAATGTAGTCGTGTAGCTTTTTTAAATCATTTTGGATATTTCCATCTCCACCCACAAAAAGAATTAAATCGATGTCGATTGGATTGTCTCCTGTTGGTTTTAGAATGGTGTGTTTTTTCCACGAACCTGCCAATAGGTATTTGGTAACTTTGAGACCGTTACTTTCGTCATTCTTGATTTTGTCTTCTAACTTTGTTTTGAGATTGTTTATTTGATCTCGGTACTTCTGCATGTTGTCCTTTTGTAGTTTTATTTTATCTACAAAGTACAATAGTTGATTGTTTTCTAATTTCATTTTACAGTATTAAAGATTAACACTGCAAATATTAGCATGAACTATGCATTATATGTGCATAGTAAAAAAGAGGTAAATACTGTTTTTTATAAGTTATTAAAAAAACAGCATTTTAAGTTCCGGATTGATTGTTGTTGAAGTCTTGAATGATTTTGAAAATGAAGTCCGCTTGTTGTTCGTTGAATACACCATCAATGCCTAAGCTATGAAACTTTTTAAATGGGGAGTCGTATAGTTTTGTAGGATCTATTTTTCCGTTTTTGGTTAAGAAAAGTTTGATTGTATCCAGAAATTGTATTTGTACCGCACTCAGTTGGTAATCGTTTATAAATTTAGCGAAAGCGGCATCCACACAATCAGCAGATAAGCCAATTAGTGATATAATGAATTGGACTAGGTTCAATTTTACGCCTAATTCCTGTTCGATATGGTCTTTTTTGATGCCTTTTTTAAAGAGTATAGTTTCTAAGGATTCTAATTCTTTGGCTGTTATCGTTTCCCCTTTCTGGATCCTATTAATGGTTATGTTGTCTTTGTTTTTTCTAATTATTTCCTCCAGACGGTGAATATTACTGGTGAATGGCGATGGATATGGTTCTCGTTTTTCATTGACAAAATCGGTAGTAACCACCTCATCTTCATTTAAGAAATCTTCAA carries:
- a CDS encoding ATP-binding protein → MAAIFDNIMELPSKEVQTQTDSFIGFENKFERIYNNLKLLLDQGSLTDWSNKHHKVELPIIQQLKDKYPLIILAGDAGTGKTISAISIADRMTRELGKEGFFLKLSTRVRGEGLHGEMGKLVNDAFSQLKEQAGKKRIAFLLIDEADAIATTRSTSQMHQEEKAAVNTLIQKIDEIRELNGRAIVFMSTNRLHFIDEAILRRAAVVLEFKRPTKEECIELYEKSLKGITFTGEQLNELAELSLKKDTDKVGYSFSDIRLKVLPEAVAKAYPDKPLTFEIIKETIVSIQPSPEII
- a CDS encoding CBASS oligonucleotide cyclase; protein product: MKLENNQLLYFVDKIKLQKDNMQKYRDQINNLKTKLEDKIKNDESNGLKVTKYLLAGSWKKHTILKPTGDNPIDIDLILFVGGDGNIQNDLKKLHDYIVKYLEEIYPQKDIKREYDATGNTKSITIRFSGSGLEVDIVPVVPISEPERYVWQPQRGGGGKYITSIENHIDFSISLRKNNPSYTAIVRALKWWKNYKELKPTDTEPGITSFTIELIVAYLDETLGVETNIEEAIIRFFQFVSGSNFPNIKFDHAINKIPSYSTPIYIADDTNNENNASKKIDSTVWQEIIEQAEEAFDCLNYAQSKNNEAATIEEWKRVFGPTFNIN